Below is a genomic region from Streptomyces roseoviridis.
CGATCCAACCCTCGCGGTCCAGGCCCACCCGGGTCACCGGGGCGTCGATCCGGAGGGCGGGCACGTGGACCCGTACGGGGTTCGAGGCGGGCAGCGGAGCGGGGGTGGCGCCGGTGGCGGACGGGCCCCGGCCGGGCGCGGCGGCGGCCACCGGCTGCGGAGGGCCGTCGGGCGGCGGGTACGCCGACCCGCCGCGCACGAGGTGCACGCCCACGAGGAGGACGACGGCGACGAGGCCCCAGGCACCAGGCCGTCCCGCAGGGCCGCCGTTCGGCCCGCTCCACCCGTGCACGTGCGACCCGACCTCTCTGCGCGCCTCGTTCTCGCGCCTCGTTCTCGCGCCTCGTTCTCGCGCCTGTTTCGCGCGGCTCTTTCTCGGGGCTCGTTCTCGGGGCTCTTTCTCCGGTGCTTCTCGCGGCTCTCCCGTGGTTCCTTCCGTGGTTCCTTCGCGGTTCCTTCCGCGGTTCCTTCCGCGTGGTGTGGCGCTCCTCCGCCCCGGACCTCGTCACACCGGGGCGGAGGAGCCGTCTCAGGACCCGGTCCCGGCGCCCTCCCGGCGGCGCAGCAGCGCAACGGCCGCGCCGAGCGCACCGGCGATGAGGACGGTGCCGGTGACCACCTGGGCGGTGCCGGCCTCCGCGTCGGATCCGGTGCCGAAGCCCGCCCGAACGCCCTTGTGGGCGGGCACGGAGGGGACGGCCGGATGGGCGGTCGGGTGTCCGGTGGGATGGCTGGTGGGGTGGCCGGTGGGGTGGGCGCCGCCCGTGATGGTGAGGGTCGTGGTGCCCCGCTCGCCCTTGCAGTCGAAGGCGACCTCGTACTGCGCGCCCTTCTTGGCGTCGGCGTCGACCGTGGCGGTGCCCGGACGCCCCTCCTTCAGGGTGACCGTGTCGAAGACCGGGGACTCGACGGTCACGGTGGGCGCCTCGCAGCCGTCGGACTTCAGCGTCACGGTGCCGCCGGGGGCGACGGTCGAGGGCGTGACCGAGAAGCCGAAGGAGGTGATGCCGTGCCCGGTGCCGCCCTTGGGGGAACCACCGCCGTCGGTGATGCCGCCGAGAGGCAGACCGTCGTCGGGCAGGTCACCGACCGGCGCACCGTCGTCGGGCACGTCACCGGCGGGCATGTCGCCGAGAGGATCGCCGGTCCCGGTCTCGGGGAAGCCGCCCTCCGGTACGGGCGGGCCGGCGTCCAGCGCGGGAAGGCCGCCGTCGTCCGGGCCGCCCTCGTCGGCCACGGCCGCGGGCCCGGACAGCACCAGGGCGATCGCGGCGAGGGGGCCGAGCAGGGCCGCCGAGGCGGCGGGGCGTATCGCGCGCATGGGGTTCCTCCAGATCACGCGAGGGCGGACGGGCGGAGGGCTTCCGCGGCGGAGCGCCGCGGAGCGGACCCTCGCCGCGTTCGAAGCTAGGTCCGCGCCGCACCCCGCGCCACCGGGCTCGGCCGAACGGACCACCCGGCCGCACCGGCGGCGGCTCACGGCACCCGGACGACCTGCCCCGCGTACGAGAGGTTCCCGCCGAAGCCGAAGAGCAGCACCGGGGCGCCGGAAGGGAGTTCGCCGCGTTCGACCAGCTTGGACAGGGCGAGCGGTACGGAGGCGGCGGAGGTGTTGCCGGAGTCGACGACATCGCGGGCGACGACCGCGTTGACCGCGCCGATCTTCGCGGCGAGCGGTTCGACGATCCGCAGGTTGGCCTGGTGGAGCACCACACCGGCCAGCTCCTCGGGGGCAATTCCGGAACGTTCGCAGACCTGCCGGGCGAGCGCCGGGAGCTTCTGGGTGGCCCAGCGGTAGACGGCCTGCCCCTCCTGGGCGAAGCGCGGCGGGGTGCCCTCGATGCGGACCGCGTGGCCCATCTCGGGGACCGAGCCCCACAGGACGGGGCCGATCGCCGCGGTGGCGCCGTCGCCGGGCTCCGTGGCCTCGACGACCGCGGCGCCCGCGCCGTCGCCGACGAGGACGCAGGTGGTGCGGTCGGTCCAGTCGGTCACCTCGGTCATCTTGTCGGCCCCGATGACCAGCGCGCGGCGGGCGGCACCGGCGCGGATCGCGTGGTCCGCGGTGGCCAGGGCGTGCGTGAAGCCGGCGCAGACCACGTTGAGGTCCATGGTGGCGGGCGAGGCCATGCCGAGGCGGGCCGCCACCCGGGCGGCGGTGTTCGGCGAGCGGTCGATCGCGGTGGAGGTGGCGACGAGCACCAGGTCGATGTCGGCGGGAGTGAGGCCGGCGGCGGCGAGTGCCTTGCCGGCGGCGTGCGCGGCGAGTTCGTCGACCGGCTCCTCGGGACCGGCGACGTGCCGGGTGCGGATGCCGACCCGGCTGGTGATCCACGCGTCGCTGGTGTCGACGAGGGCGGCCAGGTCGTCGTTGGTGAGCACCTTGGCGGGCTGGTAGTGCCCGAGCGCGGCGATTCGTGTGCCCGTCATGCCCGGGACCCCCTAGGTGGTTCGATCGTCGGTTCGTTCGTACGGCAGGATCACCCAGTCTCGCCAGCGACTCATGGGTAACAGGTGACGTAAACCACCAAGATTCACCCGAAGCGCCTGTCCGACCGCGACAAGAGGACAATGGGTCGGTCAGGCCCCTGGGGGCGTTCCGCGGGGACAGCGACGTCCCGCACGGACAGAAACGAGTGCAGCGACGATGGGACGGGTCACCGAGCGACGACGTGTGGTGCGCATCCGGGGCGGGGCGGTGAGCGCGCGGCCGGACACGCTGGTGGCGGAGGAGCCGCTGGAGATACGGCTGAACGGCCGGCCGATCGCGATCACGATGCGCACGCCGGGCGACGACTTCGCGCTGGCGGCCGGTTTCCTGGTGAGCGAGGGCGTGCTCGCGGCGGCCTCGGACGTGCGGAACATCGTGTACTGCGCGGGGGCGACGCAGGACGGCTCCAACACGTACAACGTGGTGGACGTGCAGCTGGCGCCGGGGGTGGCCGTCCCCGACATCACGCTGGAGCGGAACGTCTACACCACGTCCTCCTGCGGTCTGTGCGGGAAGGCGAGCCTGGACGCCGTCCGCACCACGGCGCGCTTCCCCATCGCGGACGCTCCGCCGCTGCGGCTGGCGCCGGGCCTCCTCGCGGGGCTGCCGGACCGGCTGCGGGCGGCGCAGCGGGTCTTCGACCGGACCGGCGGCCTGCACGCGGCGGCGCTCTTCTCCGAGGACGGCGAACTGCTCGACGTACGGGAGGACGTGGGCCGGCACAACGCCGTGGACAAGCTGGTGGGGCGGGCGCTGCGGGAGGGCCGGCTGCCGCTGGAGCGGGCGGTGCTGCTGGTGTCGGGGCGGGCCTCGTTCGAGCTGGCGCAGAAGGCGGTGATGGCGGGGGTGCCGGTGCTCGCGGCGGTGTCGGCGCCGTCGTCGCTGGCGGTGGACCTGGCGGTCGAGACCGGGCTCACCCTGGTCGGTTTTCTGCGCGGGCCGGACATGAACGTGTACGCGGGCGAGCACCGGATCGACCTGGAGGCCGCCCCGGAGCCCGCCCCCTGACGGCGGACCGCCCTCAGTCGCGCGGCGGGTCGATCATCTGGAGTTCGAGGGTGGCCGGGGGCGGGGCGATGCCGGGGCCGCCCGCCGCGGTCCAGGCGAGGACCTCGTCGAGGCAGTCCTGGTCGGCGCTCCAGCCGATCCAGGCGGCCCGGCCGCCCCGGCGGCGGCCCTCGGTGGAGGGCTGCACCACGAGCACGTTGGCCTGGGCGCAGGGCCCGAGGCAGTCGCTGGTGCGGACGGCGAGCCGCCCGCCGGAGGCCGCGGCGGCCTCCTGGAGGCGGGCGAGCTGACCGGCGTGGTCCATGCCGGGGTTCTTGCGGGGATCACCGCAGCAGCAGCCGCGGCAGACGACCAGGGCGCAGGGGCGGGCCCCGTACCGTATCGGCACGCGGGTCACTCGGGGCCGCCGAGGGTGATCGCGCCGGTGGCGGCGACGGTGCCGAGGCGGGGGAAGTCCAGCTGGACGGAGGCGCGGTGCTCGTCGGCGGTGAGGGCGGTCAGGGCGTCCTCGGCGAAGACGAGGTCGTAGCCGAGGTCGGCGGCGGCGCGGGCGGTGGACTCGACGCCGAGGTTGGTGGCGATGCCGCCGAACACGAGGGTGGTCACGCCGCGCCCGCTGAGGAGCTCGTGGACCCCGGTGGCCTGGAACCCGCCGATCGTGCGCTTGACGACGACGTCGTCGCCGTCGTGGACGAGTTCGGCGACGAGGTCGCTGCCGGGCGGCTGGGTGTCGACGCCCGGCCGCTCGGTCCTGATGTGGACGACGGGCGCGCCGGCGGCACGGAAGCCGGCGGCGAGTCGGCCGGCCGCGGCGAGGACGTCGGTGCCGGGGCGGGGGGCGAGCGGCAGCGCGACGATGCGTTCCATCAGATCGACGAGGACGAGCGCGGTGCGGTCGGGATCGAGTGCGGGCATGGGAGCACCGTATCGGCCCCGATGATCACCTCGGGGTGGTCGGCGGTGTGATCCCGCCAACGAAGCCGGCGGGTCGGAGGGCGATACGGCGGGGCCGCGCGAGGACCCGTCGCGCTCGGCGGGTTCGAGGGGGCGGGGAGCTCGTCGTCGGCGCGGTCCGCGAGACGGCGGCAACGGTCGAGGGGCGCGGGCCGTGGGGAGGACGTGACGGCGTTCTCCCGCCCGTTACGGGAGGCGGGCGCCGGGCGGGCGCGGGGGCGGGGGCGGGGCGCGGCTGACGTATCCCTGTATCCCTCGGTCCGGAGGCCGTCGGGGACGCCGACCATGGCGTTCGGGGCGGCGGAGGGGCCGCGGCCGCGCTCCGCCGGGGCGAGGGCCCGCGTCCCGGCGGCAGGGGCGAGCGCGGCCTGTGCCACGGGGGGTGGCGGCGACGAGTCCCGGGAGACGGGTGGCCGCCGCACGGCTGCGGAGGTGGCGGGGTGGCGAGGGGAGGGGCGGGGCGGGGCGTGGGGGCACGGGCGGCCATGGCCGGAAGTCGGCGGTCCCGAGGCCTCCGACCCGGGGCGGGGATGGGTGGACTCCTCGTCAGGGTCGAGGCGAACGCAGGGAGTCCGGTGAGGCTGCGCCGTGCGGTGGGGCTCGCCCCACCGGCCACGGCGCGGCCCCGGCCTGATCTACCGCACCCCGCACCGCAGCGGACACGGAACCGACCTCGGGCCCCGGCCCGGAGCCGGCGTCGGCCCCCGGCCCGGAACCGGCGTCGGCCCCCGGCCCGGAGCCGCCGTCGGCCCCCGGCCCGGCCTACCGCACCCCTCCCCGCACCGCAGCGGACACGGAACCGGCGTCAGGTCCCGGCCCGGAACCGGCGTCGGCCCCCGGCCCGGCCTACCGCACCCCGCCCCGCACTGCCGCGGACGCGGAACCGGCGCCGGGCCCCGGCCCGGAACCGGCGTCGGCCCCCGGCCCGGCCTACCGCACCCCGCCCCGCACTGCCGCGGACGCGGAACCGGCGCCGGGCCCCGGCCCGGAACCGGCGTCGGCCCCCGGCCCGGCCTACCGCACCCCGCCCCGCACCGCAGCGGACGCGGAACCGGCGCCGGGCCCCGGCCCGGAGCCGACGTCGGGCCCCGGCCCCGAGCCGGCGTCGGAGGCTCGCGCAGACGCAGGCTCGGCGCAGCGGTCGCCGGCCGCGTCCCCGGCCGCGCCGGTTCCGTCCACGGCAGCGCCGTCACCGCCCACGGCCGTGCCGGTCTCCCCCGCCTCCTCCGCCTCCCCCGTCTCCCCCGCTGCCTCCGGGTCGCGGGAGCGACGGCGGGCGATCAGGGCGCAGACGACCAGCTGCATCTGGTGGAAGAGCATCAGCGGCAGCACGGCGAGCGAGGCATGGGCGCCGAAGAGGACGCTCGCCATCGGCAGGCCGGCCGCCAGGCTCTTCTTGGAGCCGGCGAACTGGATGGCGATCCGGTCCTCGCGGCCGAAGCCGAGCCGGCGCGCCCCGTACCAGGTCAGCGCCAGCATGACGGCGAGCAGCACGGCCTCGGCGACGAGGAGCAGGCCGAGCCGCGCCGGGGTCACGAGGTGCCAGACGCCCTGGGTCATGCCCGCGCTGAAGGCCGTGTAGACGACGAGGAGGATCGACCCGCGGTCGACGAGCCCGAGGACCTTCTTGTGCCGGGCGACGAACCCGCCGATCCAGCGGCGCAGGAGCTGCCCCGCCAGGAACGGCACGAGCAGCTGGAGCACGATCTTGACGAGCGAGTCGGCGGAGAGGCCGCCCGCGCCGTTGCCGAGGAGGAGCGCGGCGAGCAGCGGGGTGAGGAGGATGCCCGCGAGGGAGGAAAAGGAGCCGGCGCAGATGGCGGCGGGCACGTTGCCGCGGGCGATCGAGGTGAAGGCGATCGAGGACTGGATGGTGGACGGCACCAGGCACAGGAAGAGGAAGCCGTTGTACAGGTCGGGGCTGAGGACCGCCGGCACGAGCCCCCGCCCGGCCAGTCCGAGCAGCGGGAAGAGCAGGAAGGTGCAGGCGAGGACGGTGGCGTGGAGCCGCCAGTGCCGCAGCCCTTCCCACGCCTCGCGGGTGGACAGGCGCGCCCCGTAGAGGAAGAAGAGCAGGGCGACGGCTCCCGTGGAGGTGCCGTTCGCGACCGTCGCCGCCGTCCCGGAGGCGGGCAGCAGCGCGGCGATCCCGACCGTCGCGAGCAGCGCGAGGATGTACGGGTCGACCGGCAGCCAGGAGGGGATGAGGGGCCGACGGGGGCCGCGGGACGTGCGGGAGGTCATGGGTCCATCCTGGTGGACGCCCCGGCGATCGGGAATCCCGTACAGCGCACTGACTGTCATCACGGAACGCGATAGCCGTGTGCGCGGGCGGCCGGTAGCGTGGGCGGGCGTGTACGAGCCCACCCAGCTGCGCACCTTCCTGGCGGTCGCCCAGACCCTGAGCTTCACCCAGGCCGCCCGGCGGCTCGGGCTGCGCCAGTCGACCGTCAGCCAGCATGTGCGGCGCCTGGAGGAGGCGACCGGCCGGCCGCTCTTCGTCCGCGACACCCACGGCGTGGAGCTGACCGAGGACGGCGAGGCCATGCTCGGTTTCGCGCGCACGATCCTGGCGGCGCACGAGCGGGCGGCGGCCTTCTTCACCGGGACCCGGCTGCGCGGGCGGTTGCGTTTCGGCGCGTCGGAGGACTTCGTGACCACGCGGCTGCCGGAGATCCTGGAGGCGTTCCGGCGTGAGCACCCGGAGGTCGATCTGGAGCTCACGGTGGAGCTGTCGGGGACGCTCCAGGCCCGCCTGGAGGCGGGGCGGCTCGATCTGATCCTGGCCAAGCGGCGCGGGGACCAGGCGGAGCTGGGCGGTGAGGAGCTGGTCTGGCAGGACGTGCTGGTGTGGATCGGGGCGCCGCGCCTGCGGCTCGATCCGGACCGTCCGGTGCCGCTGATCGTCTAT
It encodes:
- a CDS encoding beta-ketoacyl-ACP synthase III gives rise to the protein MTGTRIAALGHYQPAKVLTNDDLAALVDTSDAWITSRVGIRTRHVAGPEEPVDELAAHAAGKALAAAGLTPADIDLVLVATSTAIDRSPNTAARVAARLGMASPATMDLNVVCAGFTHALATADHAIRAGAARRALVIGADKMTEVTDWTDRTTCVLVGDGAGAAVVEATEPGDGATAAIGPVLWGSVPEMGHAVRIEGTPPRFAQEGQAVYRWATQKLPALARQVCERSGIAPEELAGVVLHQANLRIVEPLAAKIGAVNAVVARDVVDSGNTSAASVPLALSKLVERGELPSGAPVLLFGFGGNLSYAGQVVRVP
- the fdhD gene encoding formate dehydrogenase accessory sulfurtransferase FdhD; translated protein: MGRVTERRRVVRIRGGAVSARPDTLVAEEPLEIRLNGRPIAITMRTPGDDFALAAGFLVSEGVLAAASDVRNIVYCAGATQDGSNTYNVVDVQLAPGVAVPDITLERNVYTTSSCGLCGKASLDAVRTTARFPIADAPPLRLAPGLLAGLPDRLRAAQRVFDRTGGLHAAALFSEDGELLDVREDVGRHNAVDKLVGRALREGRLPLERAVLLVSGRASFELAQKAVMAGVPVLAAVSAPSSLAVDLAVETGLTLVGFLRGPDMNVYAGEHRIDLEAAPEPAP
- a CDS encoding (2Fe-2S) ferredoxin domain-containing protein, translating into MTRVPIRYGARPCALVVCRGCCCGDPRKNPGMDHAGQLARLQEAAAASGGRLAVRTSDCLGPCAQANVLVVQPSTEGRRRGGRAAWIGWSADQDCLDEVLAWTAAGGPGIAPPPATLELQMIDPPRD
- a CDS encoding isochorismatase family protein translates to MPALDPDRTALVLVDLMERIVALPLAPRPGTDVLAAAGRLAAGFRAAGAPVVHIRTERPGVDTQPPGSDLVAELVHDGDDVVVKRTIGGFQATGVHELLSGRGVTTLVFGGIATNLGVESTARAAADLGYDLVFAEDALTALTADEHRASVQLDFPRLGTVAATGAITLGGPE
- a CDS encoding bile acid:sodium symporter family protein, whose product is MTSRTSRGPRRPLIPSWLPVDPYILALLATVGIAALLPASGTAATVANGTSTGAVALLFFLYGARLSTREAWEGLRHWRLHATVLACTFLLFPLLGLAGRGLVPAVLSPDLYNGFLFLCLVPSTIQSSIAFTSIARGNVPAAICAGSFSSLAGILLTPLLAALLLGNGAGGLSADSLVKIVLQLLVPFLAGQLLRRWIGGFVARHKKVLGLVDRGSILLVVYTAFSAGMTQGVWHLVTPARLGLLLVAEAVLLAVMLALTWYGARRLGFGREDRIAIQFAGSKKSLAAGLPMASVLFGAHASLAVLPLMLFHQMQLVVCALIARRRSRDPEAAGETGEAEEAGETGTAVGGDGAAVDGTGAAGDAAGDRCAEPASARASDAGSGPGPDVGSGPGPGAGSASAAVRGGVR
- a CDS encoding LysR substrate-binding domain-containing protein; this encodes MYEPTQLRTFLAVAQTLSFTQAARRLGLRQSTVSQHVRRLEEATGRPLFVRDTHGVELTEDGEAMLGFARTILAAHERAAAFFTGTRLRGRLRFGASEDFVTTRLPEILEAFRREHPEVDLELTVELSGTLQARLEAGRLDLILAKRRGDQAELGGEELVWQDVLVWIGAPRLRLDPDRPVPLIVYPPPGITRARALEALQAQGRAWRIACTSSSLSANVAAARAGLGVMAHTRGLVPPGLVELPARTGLPELGAVDFVLRKGRRRGTAQEAVDALAAAILAGGDRLHRPR